ACCAGTTGCTGGATGGTTGATTTGAAATAGGTGGAAATTTTGGTGTGAGCATGCACATATCTTGCATGTCGCtattaacggtttcaaaaaACTGAGAATCATGGCTTGCAAAAACTTTCTGACTCAACGTAAGTAGCCGATGATCAGAACGTAAAAGCCTTTCATAATGTTTCTCCAAAGTTCCTTCTGCAAACTCAAGATAGTGCCTCCTgaaggaaataaaaataagaaacaagCTATGAGAATATTACATGAACTTTACTAAAGAAGATATTATTctgtttttgtttgttcttgATAATTTCAGAAGCTCCTATAGATGTAGTTTAACATGGACTAAACATTGCAGGACTGGAGATCTGAATCGAAGGATTTATCTACttcatcaataaaaaaatacattcctctctctctctaaaaaaaaaagaagtatatTTCAACAAATATGGAAATATTTGAAGGTGTAAAATCCATTGAAAGGCTTAGCAAAATGACAGAGCTCCAAGAAAGTGACGTAAATGTAATTTTTATGTACCTGTTTGTGGTTGCATTCCCACTGGTAAAATCAGAACAAGCTTCCCAATTAGTATGCTTTCTTGGCTGAGGATTTACCTCTTTAAAGAACATGGGCTGCTGCCTTAACTGCACTAGGTACCAAATATCTTAGTTATCAAACCCAAACAAATATTCCCAAATTTTGTTATTAAAAGAATGAAATCATTAAGAAACTCAAAAAACCATCCAAAGCCAAGAATTAGTTCAAAACATGTCTAAGACAATAAAAGTAGtctatggaaaaagaaaaagtcgCAAAAGTAATCAATAAAATGAGAATATATGTTCTAAGGAAAACATCTAACCTCAACTTCCAGAATGTCTGGTTTGATCCCGTATGAATCGTGCTCTGGTTGCTGAGATATCGGTCCATTGGATCTCAatcttttttttcaatctttctTCTTGTATCTCCAAACAAGTTTTCGCCTAGCATAGTAAAACTTAGCTACAATATCACCTTCATTTCTTGACTTCCTCTAAAATTATGAAACatagtttaaaaaaaattgttagatGCTAAGAAGAAAAACTAATTAGAGCATTTGGTTTGAGCATTTGCTTTTTCTAAATGTTCTATCAAGTCAAGACGTAAGATTACCTCCCAACAGCCGATCTTGAGTTTTGTTGCAGGGAAAATTTGAAGCCTTCCATTTCATTAATGTGGGTTGGATGTTATATTCATTTCATTTCTGGTCTGTTGTTTTTCTATAACTAGTACCCGAAGTTGGGGTCCAATTAAGAGGAGTGGTCTTCTTTGAGAATAGCTTCCTATCATGAGATCCAAGAAAGATGGAGTTATGCGTAAAATCAAACCCAGAGGACTGGGTTCCTCTGTCTTGTCAGTGCATGGACCTATCTGCatagattaaaaataaaataaaccagtaAGAAAAATATCGCCAAATAGAAAAGATAAGATACATTAGAACTCCATAAAAAATTAGCTTTGTAAAAAAT
This genomic stretch from Phoenix dactylifera cultivar Barhee BC4 unplaced genomic scaffold, palm_55x_up_171113_PBpolish2nd_filt_p 002076F, whole genome shotgun sequence harbors:
- the LOC120109359 gene encoding uncharacterized protein LOC120109359 — its product is MMDEAVGLEGSVEWAEQEGSFNSWLDKVLASDGIESPRMVEEENRPRDRPKEPDSNSKRQKIGPCTDKTEEPSPLGLILRITPSFLDLMIGSYSQRRPLLLIGPQLRVLVIEKQQTRNEMNITSNPH